One window from the genome of Thalassospira xiamenensis M-5 = DSM 17429 encodes:
- a CDS encoding ribonuclease J, with the protein MDLYLPKDELLFVPLGGSGEIGMNLNLYGYDDQWLMVDMGVSFGEEGLPGVDVVMPDPSFIEERKDKLLGLVLTHAHEDHLGAVPYLWPRLKCPIYATPFAAEFLKAKLAETDFADQVPIHVIELGGRFKKGPFDIEFVTMTHSILEPNALAIRTPKGLVVHTGDWKFDPEPQIGEASDVKKLEALGDEGVMALICDSTNVFSEGKAGSEGDVAKNLSKLFAETPQGRIAVACFATNVARLQSIVEAAHENNRCVGLAGRSLNRVTEAARAVGYLTSYPNLLTDEDAMEVPKDQVLLICTGSQGEPRAAMSRIAKGDHPTVQLDPGDTVVFSAREIPGNEKSIGYIQNLLIRRGIRVITARDEPIHVSGHPGRQDLARMYQLTRPKILVPVHGETRHLCEQAALGAECQIPEQVIPHDGTVIRLSPGSAHVIGVAESGVLCLDGGRLLKRDSETIRNRNRIVWNGVMFVTVVLNQFGEMVGEPMITAPSLFDEVGDDVRLDHFAAEIGNRVDQLNDDEVLDDAAVILAIRQSLRRPVRQRLGKRPMIEVHLVRVNEQG; encoded by the coding sequence GTTTCCTTTGGCGAGGAAGGTTTGCCCGGTGTCGATGTTGTCATGCCCGATCCGTCCTTTATCGAGGAACGCAAAGACAAACTTCTTGGCCTTGTCCTGACCCATGCGCATGAGGATCACCTTGGCGCGGTGCCGTATCTTTGGCCGCGGCTGAAATGCCCGATCTATGCCACCCCGTTTGCCGCCGAGTTCCTGAAGGCCAAACTGGCGGAAACCGATTTTGCCGATCAGGTGCCGATCCATGTGATCGAGCTTGGCGGACGGTTCAAAAAGGGGCCGTTTGACATCGAATTCGTCACCATGACCCATTCGATCCTTGAACCCAACGCGCTTGCGATCCGCACCCCCAAGGGGCTTGTGGTGCATACCGGCGACTGGAAATTTGACCCCGAGCCACAGATTGGCGAGGCATCGGATGTCAAGAAGCTTGAGGCGCTTGGCGATGAAGGGGTCATGGCGCTGATTTGTGATTCCACCAACGTCTTTTCCGAAGGCAAAGCCGGATCGGAAGGCGATGTAGCCAAGAACCTGTCAAAACTGTTTGCCGAAACGCCGCAGGGCCGGATTGCGGTTGCGTGCTTTGCGACCAACGTTGCGCGGTTGCAGTCGATTGTTGAAGCGGCACATGAAAACAACCGCTGTGTCGGGTTGGCCGGGCGGTCATTGAACCGTGTGACCGAAGCCGCACGAGCGGTTGGCTATCTGACATCCTATCCGAACCTTCTGACCGATGAAGACGCGATGGAGGTCCCCAAGGATCAGGTATTGCTGATCTGTACCGGGTCGCAGGGCGAACCGCGTGCGGCAATGTCGCGTATTGCCAAGGGCGATCATCCGACCGTGCAGCTTGATCCGGGCGATACGGTGGTGTTTTCGGCGCGCGAAATTCCGGGCAATGAAAAATCCATCGGTTATATCCAGAACCTTTTGATCAGGCGGGGTATCCGCGTGATTACGGCGCGTGATGAGCCGATCCATGTTTCGGGTCATCCGGGCAGGCAGGATCTGGCGCGGATGTATCAGCTTACACGTCCGAAAATCCTTGTGCCGGTGCATGGCGAAACCCGCCATCTGTGCGAACAGGCGGCCCTTGGCGCGGAATGCCAGATCCCTGAGCAGGTGATCCCGCATGACGGGACGGTCATTCGCCTGTCGCCGGGCAGTGCGCACGTGATTGGCGTTGCCGAAAGCGGCGTGCTTTGCCTTGATGGCGGGCGGTTGCTGAAACGGGATTCCGAAACCATCCGCAACCGTAATCGCATCGTGTGGAACGGTGTGATGTTTGTGACCGTGGTGCTGAACCAGTTTGGCGAGATGGTCGGCGAGCCGATGATTACGGCACCCAGCCTGTTTGACGAGGTCGGCGATGATGTCCGCCTTGATCATTTTGCAGCCGAGATCGGCAACCGGGTTGATCAGTTGAATGATGACGAGGTGCTTGACGATGCGGCGGTGATCCTTGCGATCCGGCAATCCCTGCGTCGTCCGGTGCGTCAGCGGCTTGGCAAACGGCCAATGATCGAGGTGCATCTTGTGCGGGTGAACGAGCAGGGCTAG